In Maridesulfovibrio sp., the following proteins share a genomic window:
- a CDS encoding 4Fe-4S binding protein, giving the protein MPCNKLKMICFSPTRTTRRILDAIAEGIGAEQLEVIDVTRADRVPETCECLDDDLVIIGAPVYGGRIPLTAVERFKVLNSCGTPAVPVVVYGNRAYEDALIELSDIAVESGFKPVAGAAFIGEHSFSTDKTPIAVSRPDEDDLNMAREFGKSLAAKFTEASFDTSVEVPGDRPYKERSPKVSASPITTDQCELCGACERVCPTAAISVGAVVETDPDKCTFCCACIKVCAFEARKLEVPRLLEISQWLTDNFSERREPEIFI; this is encoded by the coding sequence ATGCCCTGCAATAAATTGAAAATGATCTGTTTTTCCCCGACTCGGACCACCCGCCGCATCCTTGATGCAATTGCGGAAGGAATAGGAGCGGAGCAGCTTGAAGTAATTGACGTCACCCGTGCTGACCGTGTTCCCGAGACCTGTGAATGTCTTGATGATGATCTGGTGATAATTGGTGCTCCTGTCTACGGTGGTCGTATTCCCCTGACTGCTGTTGAACGTTTTAAAGTTTTGAATTCTTGTGGCACTCCTGCTGTTCCGGTGGTCGTTTACGGTAACCGAGCTTATGAAGATGCTCTGATCGAGCTTAGTGATATCGCAGTAGAGTCAGGATTCAAGCCCGTTGCCGGGGCTGCGTTTATCGGTGAACATTCATTTTCCACCGATAAAACTCCCATAGCTGTCAGCCGTCCTGATGAGGATGATCTGAACATGGCCCGCGAATTCGGTAAGTCTCTTGCTGCGAAGTTTACAGAAGCTTCTTTTGATACTTCCGTGGAAGTTCCGGGTGACCGCCCTTACAAAGAGCGTTCGCCTAAAGTTTCTGCATCCCCTATTACTACTGATCAGTGTGAGCTTTGCGGGGCTTGTGAACGTGTTTGTCCTACAGCCGCTATTTCAGTTGGGGCCGTGGTTGAGACTGATCCCGATAAATGTACTTTTTGCTGTGCTTGTATCAAGGTCTGTGCTTTCGAAGCCCGTAAGCTTGAAGTGCCCCGTCTGCTAGAAATTTCGCAGTGGTTGACTGATAATTTCAGTGAACGCCGTGAACCTGAGATTTTTATATAG
- a CDS encoding NTP transferase domain-containing protein encodes MTGNKTRNLQISAAILAGGEGRRMGRTDKSCLEISGEKLISRIIRSLEGIFAETFVITRTPENHPELNVRLVGDIFAARSSLTGIHSALHHSRTEHVFVTACDSPFLNRELIAELLSRVEADDDVIIPMHCDGFYEPLCAVYSKRCLPFIEQNLQDNIFQIIRFFPEVRVRAVETEVLKLKDKALETFVNINTPDQLVRVQETVDGTKTDTDDFPLSIPRSAALKLIRKSLRPVQSSYTEVSDCAGQVATDTVCSKISLPEHDRSAMDGFAIQSRLTENASNENPVILAFSGEVRPSCPVSEKNRSGEAVRVLTGGIIPQGTDAVIPFEKVTADKCSISISRPVREGDFIRRAGSDILKGETIVKKGSVISPCDAALLAYAGIRTVPVSPLPSVAVLAVGNELCDPAKETESGLIPADNLILMKSLCARYGVKDIRIAPCANSPESISEAVQANNDCGLIVTTGGTGPGNRDFVFNSVRQAGGSPIFKGLAMHPAKSIFACKLGNSVVIGLPGPPNAVNLAFHTIINPVLSMLQAKSEISSTVSAILTEELKGGREREKLRPCLISEREGKILADPLLDRTLSPRRVMSLSNGIIILPADCGLVPKDAIVQVLRIS; translated from the coding sequence ATGACCGGAAACAAGACACGAAACTTACAGATCAGCGCTGCAATCCTGGCCGGAGGCGAAGGGCGCCGCATGGGCAGGACCGATAAATCCTGTCTGGAGATTTCCGGTGAAAAACTGATCAGCAGAATTATCCGCTCACTTGAAGGAATTTTCGCGGAAACATTTGTAATCACCCGTACACCGGAAAACCACCCTGAGCTTAATGTCAGACTGGTGGGAGATATTTTTGCGGCGCGCAGTTCCCTGACCGGAATTCACTCTGCGCTGCACCATTCGCGGACAGAGCATGTCTTCGTCACTGCCTGCGATTCTCCTTTCCTGAACCGGGAGCTAATCGCAGAGCTGCTCAGCCGGGTTGAAGCTGACGATGACGTTATCATCCCTATGCACTGCGACGGATTCTATGAACCTCTCTGTGCGGTCTATTCAAAACGCTGCCTGCCTTTCATTGAACAAAACCTGCAGGATAATATTTTTCAGATCATCCGCTTTTTTCCGGAGGTGAGGGTTCGCGCGGTTGAAACAGAGGTCCTGAAACTAAAAGACAAAGCACTGGAGACCTTCGTTAACATAAATACTCCGGACCAGCTGGTCAGGGTGCAGGAAACCGTGGACGGTACAAAAACAGACACTGACGACTTCCCGCTATCAATTCCACGCAGTGCTGCGCTAAAGCTTATCCGCAAATCCCTGCGTCCGGTCCAAAGTTCTTATACGGAGGTAAGTGATTGCGCCGGGCAAGTGGCCACCGACACCGTCTGCTCAAAAATTTCACTGCCGGAACACGACCGCTCAGCCATGGACGGTTTCGCAATACAAAGCAGGCTGACTGAGAATGCTTCGAATGAGAATCCGGTTATTCTGGCTTTTTCAGGCGAGGTCCGCCCCTCATGCCCTGTTTCAGAGAAAAACAGGTCAGGAGAGGCCGTACGCGTTTTAACCGGGGGAATAATTCCACAGGGAACTGACGCTGTTATCCCTTTTGAAAAAGTTACCGCCGATAAATGCTCTATCAGTATCAGCAGACCGGTGCGGGAAGGAGATTTTATACGCAGGGCAGGGTCCGATATCCTGAAAGGGGAAACCATCGTCAAGAAAGGGTCTGTGATCTCTCCATGTGACGCCGCCCTGCTCGCCTATGCCGGGATACGAACCGTTCCCGTCAGCCCGCTACCATCCGTGGCGGTGCTGGCTGTTGGCAACGAACTCTGCGATCCGGCAAAGGAAACAGAATCCGGCCTGATCCCGGCGGATAACCTCATTCTTATGAAATCACTCTGCGCCCGCTACGGAGTCAAAGATATCCGCATAGCTCCCTGCGCCAACTCGCCGGAATCGATTTCTGAAGCAGTACAGGCCAATAACGATTGCGGGCTCATTGTCACAACCGGGGGAACAGGGCCAGGCAATCGGGACTTTGTATTCAATTCCGTGCGGCAGGCTGGTGGTAGTCCCATTTTCAAAGGTCTGGCCATGCATCCGGCAAAATCAATTTTCGCCTGCAAACTGGGAAATTCCGTAGTCATCGGCTTACCGGGACCGCCGAATGCCGTGAACCTCGCATTTCACACTATCATTAATCCGGTACTTTCCATGTTACAGGCAAAATCGGAAATTTCCAGTACCGTATCTGCAATTCTTACCGAAGAACTTAAAGGCGGACGGGAGCGTGAAAAGTTACGCCCCTGCCTGATCAGCGAAAGAGAAGGAAAAATCCTCGCCGACCCGCTGCTGGATAGAACTCTTTCGCCACGCAGGGTAATGAGCTTAAGCAACGGAATTATCATCCTTCCGGCCGACTGCGGCCTTGTACCTAAAGACGCAATCGTTCAGGTTCTAAGGATCAGCTGA
- a CDS encoding PhoH family protein — protein sequence MGQKNFVLDTNVLIENPKCITALRNGIENKVHIPYTVLTELDKLKRDSRIGHIVAQAVHSILQDDKLTFLSPEFAEKLGELSPDDRILKEALNATIEDPILVTNDRILQIKAGIYNLKCEGYKDSDPFRSDSQLYTGFVEENHAPYLNSFRWENGTPVFYGDKGSKPISYTHEVWGVKPRNIYQNLALELMLNQDINLVSIQSEAGYGKTFLALASALYLALEKKDNPFEKVYLVKPIWEIGAKMGYLPGTVEEKMQPYVRYVRDLTVKLHEQRPANRIFMDTDSDKFRFNHKKFEILPIAYIRGMNLENCVVIIDEMQNMSRSEVRSLLTRMGEGVKCICLGDTRQVDNPYLNESNNGLNWVVKKLRNNKEYAHMVLKGERSRGPITDIVLKTGL from the coding sequence ATGGGACAGAAAAATTTTGTTTTGGACACCAACGTACTCATTGAAAACCCGAAGTGTATCACAGCCCTTCGAAACGGGATTGAGAACAAGGTTCACATTCCCTACACAGTGCTGACTGAGCTCGACAAACTAAAACGTGATTCACGCATCGGCCACATTGTCGCCCAGGCTGTCCACTCAATCCTCCAGGACGACAAACTGACTTTCCTTTCACCGGAATTTGCAGAGAAACTTGGAGAACTAAGCCCGGATGACCGTATTCTCAAAGAAGCCCTCAACGCAACAATCGAAGACCCCATACTGGTTACCAACGACCGTATCCTGCAAATCAAAGCCGGCATCTACAATCTCAAGTGCGAAGGATATAAAGACTCCGATCCTTTCCGTTCCGATTCGCAGCTGTACACCGGATTCGTGGAAGAAAACCATGCACCCTACCTGAACAGCTTCCGCTGGGAAAATGGAACTCCTGTGTTTTACGGCGACAAGGGTAGCAAGCCCATTTCCTACACCCACGAAGTATGGGGAGTTAAACCTCGCAACATCTACCAGAACCTCGCCTTAGAGCTGATGCTTAATCAGGATATAAATCTCGTCTCCATCCAGTCCGAGGCCGGATACGGCAAAACATTTCTTGCTCTGGCCTCAGCCCTGTATCTGGCTCTTGAAAAAAAAGACAATCCCTTCGAGAAAGTATATCTGGTTAAACCCATCTGGGAAATCGGAGCCAAAATGGGTTACCTGCCCGGAACAGTGGAAGAAAAAATGCAGCCCTATGTGCGTTATGTCCGCGACCTGACCGTAAAACTTCATGAACAGCGCCCGGCCAACCGCATATTCATGGATACAGATTCAGACAAATTCCGCTTCAATCACAAGAAATTCGAAATTCTGCCCATAGCCTATATCAGAGGCATGAACCTAGAGAATTGTGTGGTCATTATTGATGAAATGCAGAACATGTCCCGCTCTGAGGTGCGCTCACTGCTAACGCGTATGGGTGAAGGGGTAAAATGCATCTGCCTTGGTGACACCCGGCAGGTGGATAATCCGTATCTAAATGAAAGCAACAACGGCCTGAACTGGGTTGTAAAGAAGCTGCGTAACAACAAAGAATATGCACATATGGTGCTTAAGGGAGAGCGCTCCAGAGGACCGATCACGGATATTGTTTTGAAGACAGGTTTATAA
- a CDS encoding DnaA N-terminal domain-containing protein, whose product MNSNVWNSIKKKLLVRINPVLVRVWVEPLSARYEDGVVQLTAPNEFVMNWVQEHLLDRIKDAAQEVLEAKVGVTIDLESGKEDKPREFISDVSAYYAVDEILTSINRLTGIVRSAAPVDFDKNNVESEQVMPQLEEQTFDSILDAVLEAFGVSFRELMMQENEHAVLARRALYYLCFRYGIPAEEVALNMDCTVSEIRNGARILEREISEAIDNGEDLDDLLLRIFQK is encoded by the coding sequence ATGAATTCCAATGTATGGAACTCCATAAAGAAGAAACTTCTTGTACGCATTAATCCGGTACTGGTCAGGGTTTGGGTGGAACCTTTATCAGCACGATATGAAGATGGTGTTGTGCAGCTGACTGCGCCCAATGAGTTTGTTATGAACTGGGTTCAGGAGCATCTGCTAGACCGCATTAAGGATGCGGCTCAGGAAGTGCTTGAGGCTAAGGTCGGGGTTACCATTGATCTGGAAAGCGGCAAAGAGGACAAACCTCGTGAGTTTATTTCCGATGTTTCCGCCTACTATGCCGTTGATGAAATTTTAACCAGCATTAACAGGCTGACCGGAATTGTGCGTAGTGCAGCTCCGGTTGATTTCGACAAAAATAATGTCGAATCAGAGCAGGTGATGCCGCAACTTGAAGAACAGACTTTCGACTCCATTCTCGATGCTGTGCTTGAAGCTTTCGGGGTCAGTTTCAGGGAACTGATGATGCAGGAGAATGAGCACGCCGTTTTGGCTAGACGTGCTCTTTATTATCTTTGCTTCCGCTACGGCATACCTGCCGAAGAAGTGGCCCTGAACATGGACTGTACTGTCTCCGAAATACGTAACGGAGCCAGAATACTGGAAAGAGAAATCTCCGAAGCCATTGATAATGGTGAAGATCTGGATGATTTGTTATTGAGAATTTTTCAGAAGTAA
- a CDS encoding chromosomal replication initiator protein DnaA has product MMRDSWNKILKVLEKGLNPGLYKVWIKPLKAEVSNSTIKLFAPNDFVAAWVRDRLMDNIKEAGEQVLGTSPKVEIGVRKSVERPAFKATAAPAVARPVQTSLGLPMMSSAVVNTRIPRWRFSFDDFIIGESNRLACAASRSLCDNSLPGDQLFLSSAPGLGKTHLLHSIGKNLCASSNKKHISIACLTAEEFANRMVLALKAGEISRFKSEFRDNVDCLLLEDIHFFQGKQKMQDEILETLKSLQLRGSKVVMTSSFLPRDLEKIDQQLVSRFSSGLLALISTPDFETRKRIVESKAIRLGTRVPESISELLADRITTDVRQLESCLQNLVLKARLLNRDVSQELAWQVLENYSIAKAAPSYDSIVDHICRSYELTPDQLRSKSRKRQVVLARNTAFFLARKHTELSLKDIGTRLGRRHSTVIKGITNIEREISLQTPLGRQLQDTIDRLTP; this is encoded by the coding sequence ATGATGAGAGACAGCTGGAATAAAATTTTAAAAGTTCTTGAGAAGGGTTTGAACCCCGGTCTGTACAAAGTATGGATCAAGCCTCTGAAAGCAGAAGTGAGCAACAGTACAATCAAATTGTTTGCTCCCAATGATTTCGTGGCTGCCTGGGTTAGGGACCGCCTCATGGACAACATTAAAGAAGCAGGCGAGCAGGTTCTCGGTACCAGCCCCAAGGTGGAGATTGGGGTCAGGAAATCCGTGGAACGGCCCGCTTTCAAGGCTACGGCCGCGCCTGCTGTAGCACGACCGGTTCAGACAAGCTTGGGCTTGCCCATGATGTCTTCTGCCGTGGTTAATACTCGTATTCCCCGCTGGCGTTTTTCTTTTGATGATTTCATAATCGGCGAGTCCAACAGACTTGCCTGTGCTGCATCCAGAAGTCTCTGCGACAACTCCCTGCCAGGTGACCAGCTCTTCCTGAGTTCTGCGCCCGGGCTTGGAAAAACCCATCTGCTGCATTCTATCGGCAAGAATTTATGTGCTTCCAGTAACAAGAAGCATATTTCCATTGCCTGCCTTACAGCAGAAGAGTTTGCGAACAGAATGGTTCTGGCTTTGAAAGCGGGCGAAATCTCCCGTTTCAAGTCTGAATTCAGGGACAATGTAGACTGCCTGCTTCTGGAAGATATCCATTTCTTTCAGGGTAAGCAGAAGATGCAGGATGAAATTCTGGAAACACTGAAGAGCCTGCAATTGCGTGGCTCTAAAGTTGTTATGACCAGTTCGTTTTTGCCCCGTGATCTGGAAAAGATTGATCAGCAGCTGGTATCCCGTTTCAGTTCGGGGCTGCTGGCACTCATTTCCACTCCGGACTTCGAAACCAGAAAACGAATCGTTGAAAGTAAGGCCATACGTTTGGGTACCCGGGTGCCGGAATCCATTTCCGAGCTTCTGGCAGACCGTATTACCACTGATGTAAGACAACTGGAAAGCTGCCTGCAGAACCTCGTGCTTAAGGCAAGACTTTTAAACCGTGATGTTTCGCAGGAACTCGCATGGCAGGTACTGGAGAACTACTCCATTGCCAAGGCCGCGCCCAGCTATGATTCCATTGTGGATCATATCTGTCGTTCCTATGAACTCACTCCCGATCAACTGCGTTCGAAAAGCCGTAAACGCCAGGTTGTACTGGCCAGAAACACCGCTTTCTTCCTCGCCCGTAAACACACCGAACTTTCTCTGAAAGATATCGGTACCCGACTGGGCCGCAGACATTCCACCGTAATTAAAGGTATCACCAATATTGAACGCGAAATTTCCCTGCAGACTCCTCTTGGTAGACAGCTGCAGGATACGATAGACCGCCTTACTCCATAG
- the thyX gene encoding FAD-dependent thymidylate synthase → MPEKDLRVELLSMTPNSLELLYAAFRQCYHAGFVADMWPRLINGEVDKEKQAEFVSKILESGHTSPIEHVSFTFAVEGISRACSHQVVRHRLASYSQQSQRYVTESDMDYILPPAIAKIPEARERFERFMEEVGSAYKDLREILVNAGREDKANEDARFVLPQAAETKIVITMNCRSLIHFFNLRCCQRAQWEVRKMADEMLKICKDNFPAIFRYAGASCEQLGYCPEAERFACGRYPTLKQLTAK, encoded by the coding sequence ATGCCTGAGAAAGATTTACGAGTGGAACTTCTGTCCATGACCCCCAACAGCCTTGAGCTGCTTTATGCCGCTTTCCGCCAGTGTTACCACGCCGGATTTGTGGCTGACATGTGGCCCCGACTTATTAACGGGGAAGTAGATAAAGAGAAGCAGGCCGAATTTGTATCCAAAATTCTTGAGTCCGGCCATACAAGCCCCATTGAGCACGTCAGCTTTACTTTTGCCGTCGAAGGCATTTCCCGGGCTTGCTCACATCAGGTAGTGCGCCACCGTCTAGCTTCATACTCCCAGCAGAGCCAGCGCTATGTGACTGAAAGTGATATGGATTACATTCTTCCCCCTGCAATCGCCAAGATTCCGGAAGCCAGGGAACGTTTTGAGAGATTCATGGAAGAAGTAGGCAGTGCTTACAAAGATCTTCGCGAAATACTTGTGAATGCCGGTCGTGAAGACAAGGCCAACGAAGATGCCCGTTTCGTCCTTCCGCAGGCCGCTGAAACTAAAATCGTGATAACCATGAACTGTCGCTCCCTGATACATTTCTTCAACCTGCGCTGCTGCCAGCGCGCGCAGTGGGAAGTCCGCAAGATGGCCGATGAGATGCTTAAAATCTGTAAGGATAATTTCCCGGCCATTTTCCGTTATGCGGGTGCCAGCTGTGAACAGCTCGGTTATTGCCCGGAAGCTGAACGTTTTGCCTGCGGTCGTTATCCTACACTTAAACAGTTGACTGCCAAGTGA
- the typA gene encoding translational GTPase TypA, with protein MTKLIQNEKIRNIAIIAHVDHGKTTLVDGMFKQSGLFREGQEVDDRLMDSMDLERERGITIAAKNCAVDWKGVKINIIDTPGHADFGGEVERSLSMADGAILLVDASEGPLPQTRFVLKKALEAGLKIIVVINKIDRADARPGEVLDEVYDLFIDLDANEEQLEFPLLYAIGRDGIAQETLEEKGENLHPLMDLVLAQVPGPSYNEDEPFQMLVSDLGYSDYLGRLAIGKVIHGEAKQNEPLLCINEKGEHVSLRLTKIQTYDGPSFAETNIANPGDIVVVSGIEAITIGDTICTKEAPKALPRITVDEPTVSMRFTINTSPMAGLEGKLVQSSRIRERLHKETLLNVAVKVEESEEKDSFIVKGRGEFQLAILIETMRREGFELSVGRPEVIFKEENGQKLEPMEQVFIDCEEAFLGVVTEKLSTRKGKMTNLVNNGKGRVRMEFSAPSRALIGYRDEFLTDTKGTGILNSLFAGYEPYRGDFPSRYTGSLVSDRAGKGVPYAIFNLEPRGEMFIEPGDPVYEGMIVGEHNRDNDININPTKEKKLTNMRASGKDEAVILTPIRPMTLERAMHFIRDDELIEVTPESIRLRKVELSAAKRHMSRGKQLKASGQK; from the coding sequence GTGACTAAACTTATCCAAAACGAAAAAATACGAAATATAGCTATCATAGCACACGTTGACCATGGCAAGACAACCCTGGTTGACGGAATGTTCAAACAAAGCGGTCTGTTCCGCGAAGGGCAGGAAGTTGACGACCGCCTCATGGACAGCATGGACCTTGAACGTGAACGCGGGATTACCATCGCTGCCAAAAACTGTGCTGTTGACTGGAAAGGCGTAAAAATCAACATCATCGACACCCCCGGCCACGCCGACTTCGGTGGTGAAGTTGAACGCTCCCTGTCCATGGCCGACGGTGCAATCCTGCTTGTTGACGCTTCCGAGGGTCCCCTGCCCCAGACCCGTTTCGTACTCAAAAAAGCACTCGAAGCCGGCCTGAAAATCATCGTTGTCATCAACAAGATTGACCGTGCTGACGCCCGCCCGGGCGAGGTCCTCGACGAAGTATACGACCTCTTCATCGATCTCGACGCCAACGAAGAACAGCTCGAATTTCCCCTGCTTTACGCAATCGGCCGCGACGGAATCGCGCAGGAAACCCTCGAAGAAAAAGGTGAAAACCTGCACCCGCTCATGGACCTCGTTCTTGCACAGGTTCCCGGTCCTTCTTACAATGAAGATGAACCTTTCCAGATGCTCGTATCCGACCTTGGTTACTCCGACTACCTCGGCCGTCTGGCCATCGGTAAAGTCATCCACGGGGAAGCCAAACAGAACGAGCCCCTGCTCTGCATCAATGAAAAAGGTGAGCACGTTTCCCTGCGCCTGACCAAAATCCAGACTTACGACGGTCCCTCATTTGCTGAAACAAATATCGCCAACCCCGGTGATATTGTAGTTGTTTCCGGTATTGAGGCCATCACCATCGGTGACACCATCTGCACAAAGGAAGCGCCGAAAGCACTGCCCCGTATTACCGTTGATGAACCTACCGTTTCCATGCGCTTCACCATCAACACCTCGCCTATGGCAGGACTTGAAGGCAAGCTGGTCCAGTCCTCCAGAATCCGCGAAAGACTGCATAAGGAAACTCTGCTCAACGTTGCCGTAAAAGTTGAAGAGAGCGAAGAAAAAGACAGTTTCATCGTTAAGGGACGCGGTGAATTCCAGTTGGCGATCCTCATCGAGACCATGCGCCGTGAAGGATTTGAACTTTCCGTAGGACGTCCTGAAGTAATCTTTAAAGAAGAAAACGGACAGAAGCTTGAGCCTATGGAACAGGTCTTCATTGATTGTGAAGAAGCATTCCTCGGCGTGGTTACTGAAAAGCTTTCCACCCGCAAGGGCAAAATGACCAACCTGGTCAATAACGGTAAAGGCCGTGTGCGTATGGAATTTTCCGCGCCTTCACGCGCTCTTATCGGCTACCGTGACGAGTTCCTGACCGACACCAAAGGTACCGGTATCCTGAACTCCCTTTTCGCCGGTTACGAACCTTACCGTGGAGATTTCCCTTCACGTTATACAGGTTCCCTCGTTTCCGACCGTGCTGGTAAAGGCGTACCTTACGCCATCTTCAACCTTGAGCCGCGCGGTGAAATGTTCATCGAGCCGGGTGATCCTGTTTATGAAGGTATGATCGTAGGTGAGCACAACAGGGATAATGATATCAACATCAACCCTACCAAAGAGAAAAAACTCACCAACATGCGAGCTTCCGGTAAGGACGAGGCTGTTATACTGACCCCGATACGTCCAATGACCCTTGAACGGGCCATGCACTTCATCCGCGACGATGAACTGATCGAAGTCACACCGGAATCCATCCGTCTGCGCAAAGTCGAGCTTTCCGCTGCCAAGCGCCACATGAGCCGTGGTAAACAGCTTAAAGCCTCCGGCCAGAAATAA
- a CDS encoding PAS domain-containing protein, protein MVILEGYIMQGLEFLAQDYPGVVVGLDDNKRVVFVGGEKAAAVSGYLTAGEYLGVQNGRLLSNLSAFVDRVIEEDPLPAGHFESTCEEGVICWKGIFHEDSGLIILKGRMEVSAKSLVLNISDENENFLSTLLGNLPGMVYRCRNDVNWTMDFISHGCFELTGYEVDSLLDNSELSYSDIILPQYRAHVWECVQEAVHDREPFEMIYKIRTASGDEKWVWEKGVETTGDDGEGFLEGFITDVTPLMLAEQALHQSEDRYRLMAEKTGQLVYDLDIASGKLVWSGAVREITGYEESEFQSVDLQGWEDGIHLDDRNSVISELQDCLSKGRPFVSVYRFKRKDGSYLYVEDEGSFVLNASGRPVRMVGVLRDYSHKMKIQELMIQSEKMTTVASLSASMSHEINNPLGIIIQSAQNIERRISPDLPANIETAEKMGVPLESVRRYLRERKILTLVEEIKEAGGRAAKVIVNMLNFSRRSENKKDYCCIASIVDQVIELADKELCNGEGCDFRKIKFVLDIQDELPKVLCFAAELEQVLLNLINNSAQSMIDAGVSGKEPQIVIRCSSNSAYLNIEVEDNGPGMDAYARKRAFEPFFSSGGRGRSGLGLSVAYFIITRNHGGTIRIDSEPGRGTRFIIQIPRGSVPDIFSLEQV, encoded by the coding sequence ATGGTTATATTAGAAGGATATATAATGCAGGGGCTTGAGTTTCTGGCTCAGGATTATCCCGGAGTCGTGGTCGGCCTTGATGATAATAAACGGGTTGTCTTTGTTGGCGGGGAAAAAGCTGCGGCTGTTTCCGGCTATCTGACCGCCGGGGAGTATCTTGGGGTACAAAACGGCAGGCTGCTAAGTAATCTGAGTGCATTTGTCGATAGGGTCATAGAGGAAGATCCCTTGCCGGCCGGTCATTTTGAATCAACATGTGAGGAAGGTGTTATCTGTTGGAAGGGCATTTTCCATGAAGATTCCGGACTGATTATTCTTAAAGGCAGGATGGAGGTCAGCGCTAAATCTTTAGTTTTGAATATCTCTGATGAGAACGAGAATTTTCTGTCAACTCTGCTGGGTAATTTGCCAGGTATGGTTTACCGCTGCCGTAATGATGTAAATTGGACTATGGATTTTATTAGTCATGGCTGTTTTGAATTGACCGGTTATGAAGTTGATTCGCTATTGGATAATAGTGAACTTTCCTATTCTGATATCATTCTGCCCCAATACCGGGCACATGTCTGGGAGTGCGTACAGGAAGCCGTACATGACAGAGAACCATTTGAAATGATTTATAAGATCAGGACTGCTTCCGGTGATGAGAAGTGGGTCTGGGAGAAGGGAGTGGAGACCACCGGTGATGATGGGGAAGGGTTTCTTGAAGGTTTTATTACTGACGTTACTCCGCTTATGCTGGCTGAGCAGGCTCTGCATCAGAGTGAGGACCGCTACCGTTTGATGGCTGAGAAAACCGGACAGCTTGTTTATGATTTGGATATTGCAAGCGGTAAACTGGTCTGGTCCGGGGCTGTCCGGGAAATCACCGGGTATGAGGAATCAGAATTTCAGTCTGTGGACCTGCAGGGCTGGGAGGATGGTATTCACCTTGACGATCGCAATTCCGTTATTTCAGAGTTGCAGGATTGTCTCAGTAAAGGACGACCGTTTGTTTCCGTTTACAGATTCAAGCGTAAGGATGGCAGTTATCTTTATGTTGAGGATGAAGGCAGCTTTGTGCTCAACGCCAGCGGCAGGCCTGTGCGCATGGTCGGTGTGCTGCGAGATTATTCCCATAAAATGAAAATTCAGGAGCTGATGATCCAGTCCGAGAAGATGACAACAGTGGCCAGTCTTTCTGCAAGCATGAGCCATGAAATAAATAATCCGTTAGGTATTATCATTCAGTCGGCCCAGAATATAGAACGCAGAATTTCTCCGGATTTGCCTGCAAACATTGAAACCGCAGAAAAGATGGGTGTTCCGCTTGAGTCTGTCCGCAGGTATCTTCGGGAACGCAAGATTCTGACCCTGGTTGAAGAGATAAAAGAGGCTGGTGGCCGCGCGGCTAAAGTAATTGTGAACATGCTTAATTTTAGTCGCAGGTCAGAGAATAAAAAGGATTATTGCTGCATAGCGAGTATTGTAGATCAGGTCATTGAACTTGCCGATAAAGAGCTTTGCAATGGTGAAGGGTGTGATTTTCGGAAAATAAAATTTGTTTTGGATATTCAGGACGAACTGCCTAAAGTCCTTTGTTTTGCAGCTGAGTTGGAGCAGGTTCTGCTAAACTTGATCAATAATTCAGCTCAGTCCATGATCGATGCCGGTGTTTCGGGTAAAGAACCGCAAATCGTGATAAGGTGTTCTTCAAACAGTGCTTATCTGAATATTGAAGTGGAGGACAACGGTCCGGGAATGGATGCGTATGCTCGCAAAAGAGCATTTGAGCCGTTTTTCAGTTCAGGTGGACGTGGAAGGAGCGGTTTAGGACTATCCGTGGCGTATTTCATTATCACCCGCAATCATGGTGGAACCATTAGAATTGATTCCGAGCCGGGTAGGGGAACAAGGTTTATTATTCAGATTCCCCGTGGATCTGTTCCAGACATATTTTCTCTGGAGCAGGTTTAG